The Candidozyma auris chromosome 1, complete sequence genome includes a region encoding these proteins:
- a CDS encoding Zn(II)2Cys6 transcription factor: MEQKKLPLASQRHPRTGYTLKFYGTRARSTLGCLCCRRRKKKCDEKYPTCSGCEKRDLKCEWPEKPKNGVKKTIAKTQSQPAKQDLQMTLTSPISPDSCIDPQLPLDHSISLSSKSSPDLFELFHLPYDNMLFGRALPQLDETGFEYLSHYSDAFCSSIPIGTDASNYFLKTFMHLAQSRDSILYALCAWGGFYLQLRDKSSIEYAKPWNYMQKAAKLICKEIGDNLTPSTNEDFFVLFAFYLIFIGIEVTTGDVCHWGGFMTQCSNLINSFGGLAAVCQMFSNNNDIKWLLHNFQFHDLLSSNALRKGTFIPIEEYKDVLKEDVDYGIDPLQGALGRVYNLFGEIGNAQVRLRRQWNELQDALPIINDERCIEYEDARRNYFEDVRATFKEFSVKIETCQPSELHLEILESNPFDLALQTKLFQLYVLICQIHLHTGVIHSPPASFQQQDLLFRALELIDELIETRMVVSLSLSLLVCGITCCTDYDRERMRERFKKAQSTYFVQNLTRIEETVEEAWVRNPDGSAVVDWAALAEEKGWNLYVG, translated from the exons ATGgagcaaaaaaaattgcccTTGGCCAGTCAGCGCCATCCCCGAACTGGCTACACCCTCAAGTTTTATGGCACTCGCGCCCGATCCACCCTAGGGTGCCTCTGCTGCCGCAGAAGAAA AAAAAAGTGCGATGAAAAGTATCCTACGTGCTCCGGTTGCGAGAAAAGAGACTTGAAGTGTGAGTGGCCGGAGAAGCCGAAGAATGgagtgaagaagacgattGCAAAAACCCAGTCACAGCCAGCGAAGCAGGATCTTCAGATGACTTTGACATCGCCTATTTCTCCAGACTCCTGTATCGATCCTCAGTTGCCGCTTGACCATCTGATCTCCTTATCTTCTAAACTGTCACCAGATCTCTTTGAGTTGTTCCATCTACCGTATGATAATATGCTCTTCGGACGGGCTCTTCCCCAGCTTGACGAGACTGGGTTTGAGTATCTTCTGCATTACAGTGACGCATTCTGCTCCTCTATACCCATAGGCACCGATGCGCTGAACTATTTCCTCAAGACGTTCATGCACTTGGCCCAGTCGAGAGACTCCATCCTCTATGCCTTGTGTGCCTGGGGTGGGTTTTACTTGCAACTACGGGATAAGCTGTCCATAGAGTATGCAAAGCCTTGGAATTACATGCAAAAGGCAGCCAAATTGATTTGTAAAGAAATTGGCGACAACTTGACACCGCTGACCAACGAGGATTTCTTCGTGTTATTTGCATTCTACTTAATTTTCATTGGCATAGAAGTCACCACAGGTGATGTGTGTCACTGGGGAGGGTTTATGACCCAGTGCTCAAACTTGATAAACTCGTTTGGCGGGTTGGCTGCTGTATGCCAAATGTTTCTGAATAACAACGATATTAAATGGCTTTTACACAACTTCCAGTTCCACGACTTGCTTTCACTGAACGCTCTACGCAAGGGTACATTTATTCCCATTGAGGAATATAAGGACGTTTTGAAAGAGGACGTCGACTACGGTATTGATCCATTGCAGGGAGCCTTGGGCAGAGTGTATAACCTTTTTGGGGAAATTGGTAACGCTCAGGTAAGACTCAGGCGGCAATGGAATGAACTTCAGGACGCCCTTCCAATCATCAATGACGAAAGATGCATTGAATACGAAGACGCTCGAAGAAATTATTTCGAAGATGTTCGAGCGACGTTCAAGGAATTTTCTGTAAAAATCGAGACTTGTCAGCCCAGCGAACTACACTTAGAAATTCTAGAGAGTAATCCGTTTGATTTAGCTCTTCAGACAAAGCTATTCCAGCTCTACGTGCTCATATGTCAGATCCATCTTCACACTGGTGTGATTCACCTGCCTCCAGCGCTGTTCCAGCAACAAGATTTGCTTTTTCGGGCTTTAGAACTaattgatgagctcatAGAGACTCGAATGGTGGTTCTGTTGTCACTACTGCTTTTGGTTTGTGGAATTACTTGTTGCACAGATTACGACAGGGAGAGGATGAGGGAGAGGTTCAAAAAGGCCCAGTCGACTTATTTCGTACAGAATTTAacaagaattgaagaaactgTCGAGGAAGCTTGGGTACGCAATCCCGACGGCAGTGCCGTTGTGGACTGGGCTGCACTCGCGGAAGAGAAAGGATGGAATCTCTACGTTGGATGA